Part of the Ignavibacterium album JCM 16511 genome, TCCTCAAGCCAAATTTAAATGAAATCTATTTAATCAATTGACTGACTAATGATCTGCTTTATTCGATAATAGCTTCAAATGATTTATATTTACGAATGAAATAATTGAAAGATGCGGATGAAAATCGGTATTACTTGTTATCCAACTTACGGCGGAAGCGGTGTAATCGCTACAGAACTTGGGAAAGAATTAGCTCTACGCGGACACGAAGTGCATTTTATAAGTTATGCTCTTCCTTTCAGATTGAATAAATACATAGAGAATATTGTTTTTCACGAAGTCGAGATGAGTAATTATCCGCTTTTCGAATTCCCTCTTTATAGTCTGTCGCTTGCCAGCAAAATGACTGAGGTAGCAAAATTTGAAATGCTTGATTTGGTTCATGTTCATTATGCAATTCCGCACGCAACTTCTGCTTATCTGGCTAAAGAAATGCTTAAAGGTTATTGCGATTTAAAAATCATCACAACTTTACACGGAACCGATATAACACTTGTCGGATTAGAACCATCATTCCTTCCGTTAGTTAAATTCAGCATTGAAAAAAGTGACGGAGTAACTGCAGTTTCAAGATACCTGAAAGAAAAAACCATAACCAACTATGAGATTGAAAAAGATATTGAAGTAATTCCGAATTTTGTTGATACAGAAGTGTACAAACCAAATCCTAATTGCATTTACAGAAAACATATCGCTCCAAATGGCGAGAAAATTCTTGTTCACATTTCTAATTTTCGCGGAGTGAAAAGAGTTCCGGATACAA contains:
- the bshA gene encoding N-acetyl-alpha-D-glucosaminyl L-malate synthase BshA; amino-acid sequence: MKIGITCYPTYGGSGVIATELGKELALRGHEVHFISYALPFRLNKYIENIVFHEVEMSNYPLFEFPLYSLSLASKMTEVAKFEMLDLVHVHYAIPHATSAYLAKEMLKGYCDLKIITTLHGTDITLVGLEPSFLPLVKFSIEKSDGVTAVSRYLKEKTITNYEIEKDIEVIPNFVDTEVYKPNPNCIYRKHIAPNGEKILVHISNFRGVKRVPDTIRIFEKVQKEIPAKLLLVGDGPDRSECEKLTRELELVDKVKFLGKQEAIVDILNASDLFLIPSQSESFGLAALEAMSCGLPVISSSVGGLPELIRHNECGYIAEIGDVDRMAKYALDLLTNKKKYEMFSANARKCAVTKFDKSIVVPQYEEYYKKVLSHKS